The following proteins are encoded in a genomic region of Pelodictyon phaeoclathratiforme BU-1:
- a CDS encoding DUF1634 domain-containing protein produces MKEQLHANRIQLTYANVLSWTSTLGMIFVAAGYVIYVFQLLPSAVSPAEIAMNWHLRAAELHKAVPVPSGWDWVTQLGRGDVLSYLSIIYLSSVTMLCLVVIIPLFFREKDRIYTLIALLQVLVLVFAATGIISGGH; encoded by the coding sequence ATGAAAGAACAACTTCACGCAAACCGGATTCAGTTGACCTATGCCAATGTCCTCTCATGGACTTCGACCTTGGGAATGATTTTTGTTGCAGCGGGTTATGTGATCTATGTTTTTCAATTGCTTCCTTCCGCCGTTTCTCCTGCCGAAATAGCCATGAACTGGCATCTTCGGGCGGCAGAATTGCACAAAGCGGTACCGGTGCCATCTGGATGGGACTGGGTTACACAATTGGGCCGGGGTGATGTTCTCAGTTATCTCTCAATCATCTACCTTTCATCGGTAACGATGCTCTGCCTTGTCGTCATTATACCGCTGTTTTTCAGGGAAAAAGATCGTATTTATACTTTGATTGCGCTGCTGCAGGTATTGGTTCTTGTTTTTGCTGCTACGGGGATAATCTCCGGGGGTCATTGA
- a CDS encoding sulfurtransferase TusA family protein has protein sequence MSETANIELNCEGLNCPLPILKTKKAIDSLNSGEILKMTATDPGSVNDMASWAKRTGHELVSHTEASNVHTFMIRKK, from the coding sequence ATGAGTGAAACTGCAAACATCGAGCTGAATTGCGAAGGGCTGAATTGTCCCCTGCCGATTCTGAAAACAAAAAAAGCTATTGATTCACTGAACAGTGGCGAGATACTGAAAATGACCGCTACCGATCCTGGTTCAGTCAATGATATGGCTTCATGGGCAAAGCGTACCGGTCATGAGCTTGTTTCTCATACCGAGGCCTCAAATGTGCATACCTTCATGATCAGGAAGAAATAA
- a CDS encoding rhodanese-like domain-containing protein — MRKITLLFATLFLLSCSAVQADTFDPAKLPVTKQTVSGKYLSAKEALEMKGNNPATVLFVDVRTAAETEYVGIADQVDINIPFMQDDYSTWDSKKERFLMNPNSSFTLKVAEALQVRGLKNSDAVVLICRSGDRSAGAANLLSQAGYTNVYSVYDGFEGDMAKEGVNKGRRLVNGWKNAGLPWGYSLNKERAYFSTR, encoded by the coding sequence ATGAGAAAAATTACGCTGCTCTTCGCAACACTTTTTTTGCTTTCCTGTTCTGCAGTCCAGGCGGATACCTTTGATCCCGCCAAATTGCCGGTAACCAAGCAAACTGTATCGGGTAAATATCTCTCGGCAAAAGAGGCTCTTGAGATGAAGGGCAACAACCCCGCCACTGTTTTATTTGTTGATGTACGTACAGCAGCAGAAACCGAATATGTTGGCATTGCTGATCAGGTAGATATCAATATTCCCTTCATGCAGGATGACTACTCAACATGGGACAGTAAAAAAGAGCGCTTTCTGATGAATCCCAACTCCAGCTTTACCCTGAAGGTTGCCGAGGCATTGCAAGTGCGGGGCTTGAAAAATTCTGATGCTGTTGTTCTGATCTGTCGCTCTGGTGATCGCAGTGCAGGCGCAGCCAATCTCCTGAGTCAGGCTGGTTATACCAATGTCTATTCTGTCTATGATGGTTTTGAGGGCGATATGGCAAAAGAGGGAGTGAACAAAGGTCGCCGCCTGGTAAACGGATGGAAGAATGCGGGTTTGCCTTGGGGTTATTCTCTCAACAAGGAGAGGGCATACTTTTCCACCCGGTAA
- the dsrE2 gene encoding sulfur carrier protein DsrE2 — protein sequence MADTKKLAIIASQGSLDWAYPPFILASTAAAMDMEAVIFFTFYGLPLLKKEIDAKVSPHSNPAMPMKMPFGSKEFQSFNWPVPNIISGNVPGFDNMATMLMKETFKKKGVATIEQLRGMCQEFGVRFIACQMTMEVFGFEKEQFIDGVEYGGAATFLEYAADANISLFI from the coding sequence ATGGCTGACACAAAAAAACTTGCAATCATTGCATCACAGGGCTCACTTGACTGGGCATATCCTCCCTTCATTCTTGCTTCAACTGCTGCGGCCATGGATATGGAAGCGGTTATTTTCTTTACCTTTTATGGGCTGCCGTTGCTGAAAAAAGAGATCGACGCCAAGGTCTCTCCTCACAGTAATCCTGCCATGCCCATGAAAATGCCCTTCGGCAGCAAGGAGTTTCAGTCTTTTAACTGGCCGGTGCCGAACATCATTTCCGGTAATGTTCCCGGTTTTGATAACATGGCGACCATGCTGATGAAGGAGACCTTCAAAAAGAAAGGTGTTGCCACAATTGAGCAACTCAGGGGCATGTGTCAGGAGTTTGGTGTTCGATTCATTGCCTGCCAGATGACCATGGAGGTTTTTGGATTTGAAAAGGAGCAGTTTATTGATGGTGTTGAGTATGGTGGAGCGGCCACTTTTCTCGAGTATGCTGCCGATGCCAATATCTCGCTTTTTATCTGA
- the dsrB gene encoding dissimilatory-type sulfite reductase subunit beta, translated as MSSPEKKWKTVESGPHSYEEALHPVVRKNYGKWKYHEIPKPGVLKHVAESGDAIYTVRAGTPRQDTVDMVRRLCDIADKYCDGYFRFTIRNNVEFLTPRQENVELMIKELEEMGFPVGGTGSCVSSVSHTQGWLHCDIPATDASGVVKSMMDSLYHEFRHMEMPNKVRLSTSCCSINCGGQADIAVVVKHTRPPRINHDNLSMICELPKAVTRCPVAAIRPTMVNGKRSLMVDEAKCICCGACFGACPSMEINHPEHSKFAIWVGGKNSNARSKPSTMSIVAHNLPNNPPRWPEVTEAVGKILSAYKEGGRPWERVGEWINRIGWKRFFEETGLTFDEDMIDSYRHARSTFNQSAHVRF; from the coding sequence ATGAGCAGTCCTGAAAAAAAGTGGAAAACCGTTGAGTCGGGGCCTCACAGTTATGAGGAGGCACTCCATCCCGTTGTTCGGAAAAACTACGGAAAGTGGAAATATCATGAAATTCCAAAACCCGGCGTTTTGAAGCATGTGGCCGAAAGCGGCGATGCCATCTATACCGTTCGGGCGGGAACTCCCCGTCAGGATACCGTCGATATGGTTCGCAGGCTTTGTGATATTGCCGATAAATATTGTGATGGCTATTTCCGTTTCACGATACGGAACAATGTTGAGTTCCTCACACCCCGGCAAGAAAATGTTGAGTTGATGATCAAGGAACTTGAAGAGATGGGTTTTCCTGTTGGGGGAACCGGCTCATGCGTCTCTTCTGTTTCTCATACACAAGGTTGGCTTCATTGCGATATTCCGGCAACCGATGCATCCGGTGTCGTCAAATCAATGATGGACTCTCTCTATCATGAGTTCCGCCATATGGAGATGCCTAACAAGGTGCGTCTCTCTACCTCCTGCTGTTCGATAAACTGTGGTGGCCAGGCAGATATTGCGGTCGTTGTGAAGCACACGCGTCCGCCGCGTATTAATCACGATAACCTGTCGATGATTTGTGAGTTGCCAAAAGCCGTTACCCGTTGTCCGGTTGCAGCCATACGCCCGACCATGGTCAATGGCAAACGCTCACTGATGGTTGATGAGGCCAAGTGTATTTGCTGCGGAGCCTGCTTTGGCGCCTGTCCTTCCATGGAGATCAACCACCCGGAACATTCCAAATTTGCAATCTGGGTCGGCGGGAAAAACAGCAATGCCCGATCAAAGCCATCAACAATGAGTATAGTTGCCCATAATCTGCCGAATAATCCACCCCGTTGGCCTGAGGTCACTGAGGCGGTCGGTAAAATTCTTTCTGCTTACAAAGAGGGCGGGCGTCCCTGGGAAAGAGTGGGTGAATGGATTAACCGGATTGGCTGGAAACGTTTTTTTGAAGAGACCGGGCTTACCTTTGATGAGGACATGATTGACAGTTACCGTCATGCAAGAAGCACGTTCAATCAGTCGGCTCATGTTCGCTTTTAG
- the dsrA gene encoding dissimilatory-type sulfite reductase subunit alpha, translating to MEGAKDAASQEVNNGNDAGLAGNEQFLHPTPMLDELEKGPWPSFISGFKELAERTRKPMLRGVMDQLEYSYNTKMGYWKGGLVTVDGYGAGVITRYSMIKDKFPEATEFHTMRIQPAPGLHYNTTMMRQLCDIWEKYGSGVIALHGQTGDIMLQGIEQDKVQACFDELNQAGWDLGGAGAGMRTAVSCIGQARCENACYNNLEVHLKLLKHFVGALHRPEWNYKIKFKFSGCPNDCTNSIMRSDLAVIGTWKDAIQVEPDEVKAWIAEKGIDALVNQVINLCPTKAIALKEGEMVIDSRDCVRCMHCLNAMPKALSPGKERGISLLMGGKNTLKVGVNMGSMIVPFMKMESEEDLEAFTELTEQIIDWWDDNGLDHERIGETIERVGLKQFLEGVGMDVDINMVTRPRDNPYFKAKY from the coding sequence ATGGAAGGTGCTAAAGATGCTGCTTCACAAGAGGTAAATAATGGCAATGATGCCGGTCTGGCAGGGAATGAACAATTTCTGCACCCGACACCCATGCTTGACGAATTGGAAAAAGGTCCTTGGCCGAGTTTTATCAGCGGTTTCAAGGAACTTGCCGAAAGAACCCGGAAGCCAATGCTCCGGGGTGTGATGGATCAGCTTGAATACTCCTACAACACCAAGATGGGCTACTGGAAAGGCGGTCTTGTTACTGTTGATGGATATGGCGCCGGTGTCATCACTCGTTATTCAATGATTAAAGACAAATTTCCGGAGGCTACCGAATTCCATACCATGCGTATTCAGCCTGCGCCAGGGTTGCACTACAACACAACCATGATGCGTCAGCTTTGTGATATCTGGGAGAAGTATGGCAGTGGTGTGATAGCCTTGCATGGTCAGACCGGTGATATCATGCTGCAGGGAATTGAACAGGACAAGGTTCAGGCTTGCTTCGATGAGCTGAACCAGGCAGGATGGGATCTTGGTGGCGCTGGTGCGGGTATGCGTACAGCGGTTTCCTGTATTGGTCAAGCCCGTTGTGAAAATGCCTGTTATAACAACCTTGAAGTGCATTTGAAACTTCTGAAGCATTTCGTTGGAGCCCTTCATCGTCCTGAGTGGAACTATAAAATCAAATTCAAGTTCTCCGGATGCCCCAATGATTGCACAAATTCGATCATGCGTTCCGATCTGGCTGTCATTGGTACATGGAAAGATGCCATTCAGGTTGAGCCTGATGAGGTAAAGGCATGGATTGCAGAGAAAGGTATCGACGCTCTTGTTAACCAGGTTATCAATCTCTGTCCAACCAAGGCAATCGCGCTCAAAGAGGGTGAGATGGTTATCGACAGCAGGGATTGCGTGCGTTGCATGCATTGCCTGAATGCTATGCCAAAAGCGCTTTCTCCCGGCAAGGAGCGGGGTATCTCTCTTTTGATGGGTGGCAAAAATACCCTCAAGGTCGGTGTCAATATGGGGTCGATGATTGTCCCGTTCATGAAAATGGAGAGCGAAGAGGATCTTGAAGCGTTTACAGAGCTGACAGAGCAAATTATCGACTGGTGGGATGATAACGGACTGGATCACGAAAGAATTGGTGAAACCATTGAGCGTGTCGGTCTCAAGCAGTTTCTTGAGGGTGTGGGCATGGATGTGGATATCAATATGGTGACAAGGCCGCGTGATAATCCATACTTCAAGGCGAAATACTGA
- a CDS encoding sulfite exporter TauE/SafE family protein: MIQKGHSSITSLLLPVMLTGMLLFFPTAVFAVPPEPVVETAWWVWEIALFIFSFFLGIVAVIGGVGGGVLFVPIVSSFFPFHIDFVRGAGLLVALSGALSAGAPLLKKGLANLKLALSMALIASISSIAGAMVGLAMPENIVQLSLGAAILGISVIMLLSKNSAYPEITEPDNLSKILHIYGIYYDEQLGKDVSWQIHRTPIGLFLFVVIGFMAGMFGLGAGWANVPVFNLVLGVPLRVSVATSIFVLSINDTAAAWVYLHKGAVLPLIAIPSVAGMMIGTKIGAKLLTKVHTRVVRRLVITLLAAAGLRALLKGFGI, translated from the coding sequence ATGATTCAAAAAGGTCATTCATCAATCACCTCTCTTTTATTACCGGTCATGCTGACAGGGATGCTGCTCTTTTTTCCGACAGCAGTTTTTGCCGTGCCACCTGAGCCTGTTGTGGAGACCGCATGGTGGGTTTGGGAGATCGCGCTGTTTATCTTTTCTTTTTTTCTCGGTATCGTTGCCGTTATTGGAGGCGTTGGAGGGGGAGTGCTGTTTGTTCCTATTGTAAGCAGTTTTTTCCCGTTTCATATTGACTTTGTTCGGGGTGCGGGATTGCTTGTGGCGCTTTCCGGAGCTCTTTCAGCCGGGGCTCCCTTGCTCAAGAAAGGGCTTGCCAATCTCAAATTGGCTCTTTCCATGGCATTGATTGCTTCAATCAGTTCAATAGCCGGTGCGATGGTTGGCTTGGCCATGCCGGAAAATATTGTCCAATTGTCTCTTGGAGCGGCAATTCTCGGTATTTCAGTAATCATGCTTCTTTCAAAAAATTCAGCATATCCTGAGATCACAGAGCCGGATAACCTGTCCAAAATATTGCATATCTATGGCATCTATTACGATGAACAGCTTGGTAAGGATGTCAGTTGGCAGATCCATCGTACGCCAATTGGTCTCTTTCTTTTTGTTGTGATTGGATTTATGGCAGGAATGTTCGGGCTGGGTGCCGGATGGGCGAATGTACCGGTCTTCAATCTTGTTCTTGGCGTTCCGCTGAGAGTTTCGGTTGCTACCAGTATTTTTGTGCTTTCTATCAATGATACCGCTGCAGCATGGGTCTATCTGCACAAGGGAGCGGTACTTCCTCTTATCGCAATTCCATCGGTTGCCGGCATGATGATCGGCACAAAAATTGGGGCAAAGCTTTTGACAAAGGTGCATACCCGTGTTGTCAGACGCCTTGTTATTACTTTGCTTGCAGCAGCGGGATTGAGAGCGCTTTTAAAAGGATTCGGAATCTGA
- a CDS encoding TusE/DsrC/DsvC family sulfur relay protein, whose protein sequence is MGIEFNGVCYETDENGYLINLDDWSEDLAKILAEGEEIDMTEEHWNIVRFLRRYYDEYQIAPAVKVLTKAIAAENNMDKKAASEFLYGLFPKGPGLQACKVAGLPKPTGCV, encoded by the coding sequence ATGGGAATTGAGTTTAATGGCGTCTGTTATGAAACTGATGAGAACGGTTATCTGATTAACCTTGATGATTGGTCGGAGGATCTCGCGAAGATATTGGCAGAAGGAGAGGAGATCGACATGACCGAAGAGCATTGGAATATTGTAAGGTTTCTCCGTCGTTATTATGATGAGTATCAGATCGCTCCTGCTGTCAAGGTGCTTACCAAGGCTATTGCTGCTGAAAATAATATGGACAAAAAAGCTGCTTCTGAATTCCTCTATGGCCTCTTTCCGAAAGGTCCGGGTCTGCAGGCTTGTAAGGTTGCAGGACTACCAAAGCCCACGGGTTGCGTTTAA
- a CDS encoding cobyrinate a,c-diamide synthase, producing the protein MHLENLPRLMISAPHKSAGKTMLSLGISSYLSAQGVSVRSFKKGPDYIDPMWHKLASGNECYNLDPYLMGRAGCLASFQGKSCIGENCLALVEGNHGLHDGLSLDGSDSSAGLAQLLDTPVLLVVDSRKMNRGIAALVLGMQAMPPKVHIAGVILNQVTSSRQGEKQKAAIEQYCNVPVLGALPYDKELVIPERHLGLTTVGEITDAERFIRGAADRIAHYCDMKAIQSLFYQAPPMLMGKVDCFGKRCTGRARIGVFLDAAFSFYYPDNLDALKNNGADLVFINSLEERSLPDLDALYLGGGFPELFFDVLSANRGLLRDVRERVEAGMPLYAECGGLIYLCRNASYGGKTVSLAGILPIDIGFARHPAGHGYLDLRSRTDSPWFRKGTQIRAHEFHYARPVMPPAGCSYQFDVTRGSGITGESDGVLYRNLFASFAHLHVIGNPEWAETFLSLASAFKESGR; encoded by the coding sequence ATGCATTTGGAAAACTTGCCACGTTTGATGATTTCGGCTCCACACAAGAGTGCCGGCAAGACCATGCTCAGCCTCGGTATTTCGTCGTATCTCTCAGCGCAGGGAGTCTCTGTCAGGAGTTTCAAGAAGGGGCCGGACTATATCGATCCAATGTGGCATAAACTTGCTTCCGGCAACGAATGCTATAATCTTGATCCCTACCTGATGGGGAGGGCCGGGTGCCTTGCCTCTTTTCAGGGGAAGAGTTGTATTGGGGAGAACTGCCTTGCTCTTGTTGAAGGTAATCATGGGTTGCATGATGGTCTCTCTCTCGATGGTTCCGACAGTAGCGCCGGGCTTGCCCAATTGCTTGATACACCGGTCTTGCTTGTCGTTGACAGCAGAAAAATGAACAGGGGGATCGCCGCGCTTGTTCTGGGTATGCAGGCAATGCCGCCGAAGGTGCATATTGCCGGTGTGATCTTGAATCAGGTAACAAGTTCACGTCAGGGTGAAAAACAGAAAGCAGCGATTGAGCAGTACTGCAACGTACCCGTGTTGGGTGCACTTCCATATGACAAGGAACTGGTTATTCCTGAACGCCATCTTGGACTGACAACAGTCGGAGAGATTACTGATGCCGAAAGGTTTATTCGGGGTGCAGCAGATCGGATAGCGCATTATTGTGACATGAAGGCAATTCAATCGCTTTTTTATCAGGCGCCACCGATGCTGATGGGGAAGGTTGACTGTTTTGGGAAGAGGTGTACAGGAAGAGCGAGGATAGGCGTATTCCTGGACGCAGCCTTCTCATTTTACTATCCTGACAACCTTGATGCACTGAAGAACAATGGAGCGGATCTGGTTTTTATCAACTCTCTGGAGGAGCGTTCTTTGCCGGATCTTGATGCGCTCTATCTGGGGGGAGGCTTCCCGGAACTTTTTTTTGATGTTTTAAGCGCCAACAGGGGACTTTTGAGGGATGTGCGCGAACGGGTGGAAGCTGGTATGCCGCTTTATGCAGAGTGTGGAGGGTTGATCTATCTTTGCCGGAATGCCTCTTATGGAGGGAAAACGGTCTCCCTTGCCGGTATTCTGCCCATTGATATCGGTTTTGCCCGTCATCCTGCAGGGCATGGATATCTTGATCTCAGGAGCAGGACGGACTCCCCCTGGTTTCGAAAGGGTACGCAGATCAGGGCTCATGAGTTTCATTATGCAAGGCCTGTTATGCCGCCCGCTGGCTGTTCCTATCAGTTTGATGTTACGCGGGGAAGCGGAATAACCGGAGAGAGTGACGGGGTTCTTTATCGTAATCTTTTTGCATCGTTTGCGCACCTGCATGTTATCGGTAATCCGGAGTGGGCTGAAACGTTTCTCTCTCTGGCATCAGCATTCAAGGAGAGCGGCCGTTGA
- a CDS encoding OmpP1/FadL family transporter — MTRKFVVCATLLVALLESSTAFATNGMNLEGYGAKSHALGGAGMAFDTGNSAVMNNPATLGMMKNGQEEIGLGIRGLHPDVSVGYGSLSDKSEGTAYYMPSLSYMRKDGSIAWGVAVLAQGGMGTEYGKNSPLFQYGMPMSMSGAVPLSGEAIRSEVGIGRLMFPLAWNLTPNTTIGASLDLIWGSMDLQMDMDGAHFAGMAMQGQGGSVSGSMFNTLGSFISSGAITDVNYVRFDFSNGTPFMGEAVGYGSGFKTGFTHKFSNLLTIGATYHSRIALSDMKSSRATLSFSGAGPAFTQSDPVSVSGTIKVKNFGWPETWAAGLALYPAKRWMIVGDVKYLDWSWAMSKFSTTFIADNSASNGPFQGQTLDVDMTQNWDDQWIYSIGVQYKASERLALRAGASFSTNPVPDSYLNPMFPAITENHYTGGFGYKLTDKSTVSAALVFVPEVTATNADGLVISHSQMNWSLNYAHQL; from the coding sequence ATGACCAGAAAATTTGTAGTATGTGCGACTCTTCTGGTCGCGCTCCTGGAGTCATCAACAGCATTTGCTACGAACGGCATGAACCTTGAGGGGTATGGCGCCAAATCACATGCTCTCGGTGGAGCTGGTATGGCCTTTGATACGGGTAACTCTGCCGTGATGAATAATCCGGCGACACTTGGGATGATGAAAAATGGCCAGGAAGAGATTGGCCTTGGTATCAGGGGGCTTCACCCAGATGTGTCGGTCGGGTATGGCTCTTTGTCAGACAAGTCTGAAGGAACAGCATACTACATGCCCTCTCTTTCCTATATGAGAAAAGATGGCAGCATTGCCTGGGGTGTGGCTGTTCTTGCCCAGGGTGGGATGGGAACGGAGTATGGCAAAAATTCCCCCCTTTTCCAGTACGGGATGCCCATGTCTATGAGTGGAGCAGTTCCTCTGAGTGGCGAGGCTATTCGATCAGAAGTTGGTATCGGTCGCCTGATGTTTCCTCTTGCCTGGAATCTCACTCCAAATACGACCATTGGTGCATCACTCGATCTTATCTGGGGAAGCATGGATCTGCAGATGGATATGGATGGCGCTCATTTTGCCGGGATGGCAATGCAGGGCCAGGGTGGCTCGGTCAGTGGCTCCATGTTTAATACACTCGGTTCATTCATCAGTTCTGGCGCGATTACTGACGTTAATTATGTTCGTTTTGACTTTTCCAATGGCACTCCATTTATGGGTGAGGCGGTCGGGTATGGATCGGGGTTCAAGACGGGATTTACACACAAGTTCAGCAATCTTCTGACCATCGGGGCCACTTATCACTCAAGGATAGCGCTCTCTGATATGAAGAGTTCAAGGGCGACGCTCTCTTTTTCAGGAGCAGGGCCGGCATTCACTCAATCCGATCCGGTATCGGTCAGTGGCACCATCAAGGTCAAGAATTTTGGGTGGCCGGAAACCTGGGCGGCAGGTCTTGCCCTCTATCCGGCAAAGCGCTGGATGATTGTCGGTGATGTCAAATATCTGGACTGGTCATGGGCAATGAGCAAATTCAGCACCACTTTTATTGCCGACAATTCTGCATCGAACGGCCCGTTTCAGGGACAGACACTTGATGTGGATATGACCCAGAATTGGGATGATCAGTGGATTTATTCAATCGGTGTGCAGTATAAGGCATCGGAGCGGCTTGCACTTCGTGCAGGGGCAAGTTTTTCGACCAATCCTGTTCCGGACAGCTATCTTAATCCGATGTTTCCTGCGATTACCGAAAATCATTATACCGGTGGTTTCGGTTATAAGTTGACGGATAAATCAACAGTTTCCGCCGCACTTGTGTTTGTCCCGGAAGTAACGGCAACCAATGCCGATGGTCTGGTCATCAGTCACAGCCAGATGAACTGGTCGCTGAACTATGCACACCAATTGTAA
- a CDS encoding NAD(P)-binding protein, which translates to MKVESNPYLDFAINYQFPAFSELTGVDKIVAFGDHSHKCPVYVRQLPPCTAECPAGEDIRGYHRLLKGVDKSDDAWKAAWELLVQANPFPAVMGRICPHPCESACNRQYHDESVGINAVEQAIGNYGIETGLELPAPGSDTGKRVAVIGGGPAGLSAAYQLRRKGHAVTIYDANEKLGGMVLYGIMGYRVDRKVLETEIQRIIKLGVETKMGVRVGRDISFEELEKEYDAVFMGVGAQVGRGLPIPGFADTAGATNAIDFLTKYEVEGDAISIGKKVVVIGDGNVAMDVARLALRLGSEAIVISGVPREEMACFSDEFDDAVREGAQIHYTTGALEVLVADNAVSGLFCSRMIKKVKGEEGWNSPIPFFRYRNTEESFQLEADMVVAAIGQTTDMRGFESVTEGRPWLKVDRYFRLSGKEKVFGGGDAIRVDLITTAVGHGRKAANSIDAFLKGEALSDQGYQEVTKVQKQDILYFEHSDQLKRESVELEEVVGNHDELLQALTKEQAEQESARCMSCGLCFDCKQCLSFCPQEAVTRFRDNPVGEVVYTNYSKCVGCHICALVCPSGYIQMGMGEGL; encoded by the coding sequence ATGAAGGTAGAATCAAATCCATATCTTGATTTTGCGATAAATTACCAATTTCCTGCGTTCAGTGAACTGACGGGAGTTGACAAGATTGTCGCTTTTGGAGATCATAGTCATAAATGCCCTGTGTATGTCCGGCAACTTCCTCCATGCACGGCTGAATGCCCGGCAGGAGAGGATATCCGTGGCTATCACCGTCTGCTTAAGGGTGTTGACAAATCTGATGATGCGTGGAAAGCGGCATGGGAACTGTTGGTTCAGGCCAATCCATTCCCTGCTGTTATGGGCCGGATATGCCCGCATCCCTGTGAAAGCGCCTGTAATCGTCAGTACCATGATGAAAGTGTTGGAATCAATGCTGTTGAGCAGGCAATTGGTAATTATGGTATTGAAACGGGTCTTGAACTTCCCGCTCCAGGGTCCGACACCGGCAAACGGGTTGCGGTTATCGGAGGTGGTCCTGCAGGGCTTTCCGCAGCCTATCAGTTGCGTCGAAAAGGTCATGCCGTAACGATTTACGATGCTAATGAAAAACTTGGTGGCATGGTTCTCTACGGTATTATGGGCTATCGCGTCGACAGGAAAGTTCTTGAAACCGAGATACAGCGCATCATAAAGCTTGGTGTCGAAACAAAAATGGGGGTTCGCGTCGGAAGAGATATCTCTTTTGAGGAGCTGGAAAAAGAGTACGATGCCGTTTTCATGGGAGTTGGCGCCCAGGTCGGTCGTGGATTGCCGATACCAGGATTTGCCGATACTGCGGGAGCGACAAACGCTATTGACTTTCTGACCAAATATGAGGTCGAGGGAGATGCAATCTCAATTGGTAAAAAGGTGGTTGTTATCGGTGACGGTAACGTAGCCATGGATGTGGCCCGCCTGGCCCTCCGTCTTGGTTCGGAAGCCATTGTGATTTCAGGAGTGCCAAGGGAGGAGATGGCCTGTTTTTCAGATGAGTTTGATGATGCCGTGAGGGAAGGCGCCCAAATTCACTATACAACAGGCGCACTCGAAGTTCTTGTTGCCGACAACGCCGTGAGCGGGTTGTTTTGCTCCAGAATGATCAAAAAGGTAAAAGGGGAGGAGGGATGGAATTCACCGATACCTTTTTTCCGTTATCGCAATACCGAAGAGAGCTTCCAGCTTGAGGCCGATATGGTTGTTGCTGCAATTGGACAGACAACCGATATGCGAGGTTTTGAAAGCGTTACAGAGGGCCGTCCCTGGCTCAAGGTTGATCGTTATTTTCGTCTTTCCGGAAAGGAAAAAGTTTTTGGTGGAGGCGATGCCATACGCGTTGATTTGATTACGACGGCGGTCGGTCATGGGCGCAAGGCTGCAAATTCGATTGATGCCTTCCTGAAAGGTGAAGCGCTTTCCGACCAGGGGTATCAGGAGGTGACAAAGGTACAGAAACAGGATATTCTTTACTTTGAACATTCTGATCAACTCAAAAGAGAGAGTGTTGAACTTGAAGAGGTCGTTGGCAACCATGATGAGCTGCTTCAGGCTTTGACAAAGGAGCAGGCCGAGCAGGAATCTGCGCGTTGCATGAGTTGTGGACTCTGTTTTGACTGTAAACAGTGTCTCTCTTTCTGTCCCCAGGAGGCGGTCACCCGTTTCAGGGATAACCCTGTTGGCGAGGTGGTCTATACCAATTATTCAAAATGTGTCGGGTGCCATATCTGTGCACTGGTGTGTCCCTCCGGTTACATTCAGATGGGAATGGGAGAAGGTCTTTGA
- a CDS encoding rhodanese-like domain-containing protein, translating to MLRYLDLVRNCLPGVKEIMPWDLVERIGENPDLLILDVREPYEFALLHIRESVNVPRGILESACEWDYEETVPELVKARMREIIVVCRSGYRSVLAVHSMQLLGYEHAVSLRTGLRGWNDYEEPLWSSAGSMVEPAEADDYFMAKLRADQRSPGV from the coding sequence ATGTTGCGTTATCTTGATCTTGTTCGGAACTGTTTGCCTGGGGTCAAAGAGATTATGCCCTGGGATCTGGTTGAGCGCATTGGAGAGAATCCTGATTTGCTGATTCTTGATGTACGTGAGCCTTATGAGTTTGCTCTTCTGCATATCAGAGAGTCTGTAAATGTTCCGAGGGGTATTCTTGAATCTGCCTGTGAATGGGATTATGAGGAAACTGTGCCGGAACTGGTTAAAGCCAGAATGCGGGAGATTATCGTGGTTTGCCGTTCAGGGTATCGCAGTGTTCTTGCGGTGCACTCCATGCAGTTGCTTGGTTATGAACATGCGGTTTCGTTGCGGACGGGATTGAGGGGGTGGAATGATTATGAAGAACCTCTCTGGAGCAGTGCCGGGAGCATGGTTGAGCCTGCAGAAGCAGACGATTACTTTATGGCAAAGCTTCGCGCCGATCAACGGTCACCAGGGGTTTAG